CGCGAACGGGTCGTTGCGGGGATCTTCGTTCCAAATGTATTCAGCGTAGCGGGCGGCCTCACGCGCGGCGTCGATGCCCATGATTTTGGCAATCAAAGCAATGGCCATGTCCATGCCCGCGGTGACGCCGGCGCTGGTGAAGGTGTTGCCGTCCTCGACCCAGCGGGCTTCGGCGATCCACTCCGTTTCTGGGCCCTGGGCGGTGGCCCAGGCGTAGGAGAGTTTGTTGGTCGTGGCGCGTTTGCCATCGAGCAGGCCAGCCTTGGCGAGCAGTCCGGCACCAGTGCAAACGGAGCACACAAACTGCGCATTACCAGCCAGTCGGCAAAGCTCGGCGAGGAGGTCGGCGTTGTCCACTTCGCGTCGTGTGCCTTTGCCGCCGGGCACGATTAATATGTCCACCGGGGCGGCGCTGGTGAGCGCTTCATCGGCCATGGCTGACGGCCCTTGTGCGCTGGCGATGGCACCCATACTTTCCGCGAGCATGATGATTTCGAACTGCTCCGGGTAGCGTCCAAAAAATTCCAACGGGCCAAAGACATCGAGGATTTCGAAGCCCTCGAAGATGACCATGCCGACTCTCAGTTTTTCCGTCATCGTTTACTTTGTATTGCAGAGTTAAAGGAGTATCCAGCTGCCGAGGCCAAGGAAGACCGCGAAGCCGACAATGTCCGTGGAGGCCGTTAAAAACATTTGGCTGCTTTGTGCGGGGTCGAGGTTGAACTTGCGCAGCGTGATCGGGATCAACGCGCCGGCCAGGCCCGCATAGCTCATCGAGATAACCATGGCCAACAGGATCACGCCGGACACCGCCCACTCACCGGCGATCAGACCTACGGCGAGCGCCGCAGTCAGGCCGATCAGGATGCCACTCAGGCAGGATTTGG
This is a stretch of genomic DNA from Cerasicoccus sp. TK19100. It encodes these proteins:
- a CDS encoding DJ-1/PfpI family protein, whose amino-acid sequence is MTEKLRVGMVIFEGFEILDVFGPLEFFGRYPEQFEIIMLAESMGAIASAQGPSAMADEALTSAAPVDILIVPGGKGTRREVDNADLLAELCRLAGNAQFVCSVCTGAGLLAKAGLLDGKRATTNKLSYAWATAQGPETEWIAEARWVEDGNTFTSAGVTAGMDMAIALIAKIMGIDAAREAARYAEYIWNEDPRNDPFAKLAGLL